In Apium graveolens cultivar Ventura unplaced genomic scaffold, ASM990537v1 ctg2406, whole genome shotgun sequence, a single genomic region encodes these proteins:
- the LOC141700487 gene encoding abscisic acid 8'-hydroxylase 3-like: MAISMVIALVLFLVFLVALWKFAWAAPKELEGIPGNLGWPVVGESSSFLSEFSSPQGIYSFIKNRQKRYGKVFKSYVLGKYTIFMTGRDAGKILLTGKDGLVTLNLFYTGKQVLGSTSLLQQSGEEHKRLRRLIAEPLSFDSLKKYFQFINTLAAETLDQWLDREVLVLEEASAFTLKVIGNMIMSLEPTGTEQDKFRTNFKSISSSFASLPLKLPGTAYDRGIKARDRMYAMFDSIISKRRSGKSVHQDFLESLIQKHTKNDSGEDQDDKLTDKQLKDNILTLLVAGHDTTTAALTWLIKFIAENPDVLERLRKEHMEILDNRKTGSSLTWSEVTNMPYTTKVISETLRMATILPWYSRKAAQDFQINGCDIKKGWAVFLDVVSIHHDPENFRDPEKFDPSRFDAPIKPFGYLGFGSGPRMCPGINLAKLELCIFVHHLVCRYKWTALEKDDSVQPTLVRMPKNKLPIKVEAL; this comes from the exons ATGGCGATAAGCATGGTCATCGCTCTCGTGTTGTTCCTTGTGTTTTTAGTTGCATTATGGAAATTTGCATGGGCTGCTCCAAAGGAGTTGGAAGGAATTCCTGGTAACCTGGGTTGGCCTGTTGTTGGTGAAAGTTCATCATTTCTGTCAGAGTTTTCGAGTCCTCAGGGGATTTACAGCTTCATCAAAAATAGACAAAAAAG GTATGGCAAGGTGTTCAAGAGCTATGTACTAGGTAAATATACAATTTTCATGACCGGGAGAGACGCAGGCAAGATTTTGTTGACAGGGAAAGATGGACTGGTTACCTTAAACCTCTTTTACACTGGAAAACAGGTGCTTGGTTCGACAAGCTTGCTCCAACAGTCTGGTGAAGAACATAAGCGGCTCCGCAGATTGATTGCTGAGCCTCTCTCATTTGATAGCCTCAAAAAATACTTTCAATTTATAAATACTTTGGCTGCTGAAACATTAGACCAGTGGCTAGACCGGGAGGTTTTGGTTCTTGAAGAGGCTTCTGCA TTCACATTAAAGGTGATAGGAAACATGATTATGAGCTTGGAACCTACTGGTACAGAACAAGACAAATTCCGAACTAATTTTAAATCAATTTCTTCCTCATTTGCATCCTTGCCACTCAAGCTTCCTGGAACTGCTTATGATCGAGGTATTAAG GCACGCGATAGGATGTATGCCATGTTTGATTCAATTATTTCAAAAAGAAGATCAGGAAAAAGTGTACACCAGGACTTCCTGGAGTCACTGATACAGAAACATACTAAAAATGACTCGGGAGAAGATCAAGATGATAAACTGACGGATAAACAGTTAAAGGACAACATACTAACATTGCTCGTCGCTGGACATGATACCACAACTGCAGCACTGACATGGCTCATTAAATTTATTGCAGAAAATCCAGATGTTTTGGAACGTCTCAGG AAAGAACACATGGAAATTCTGGATAACAGAAAAACAGGATCAAGCCTCACATGGTCAGAAGTCACAAACATGCCTTACACAACAAAA GTTATTAGTGAAACTCTTCGTATGGCAACAATTTTACCTTGGTATTCAAGAAAAGCTGCTCAGGACTTTCAGATTAATG GATGTGATATCAAGAAAGGTTGGGCTGTATTTTTGGATGTCGTATCCATTCACCATGACCCTGAAAATTTCCGGGACCCTGAAAAGTTTGATCCATCTAGATTCGAT GCACCCATAAAGCCTTTTGGCTACCTTGGATTTGGAAGCGGACCTCGGATGTGCCCAGGAATCAACCTTGCAAAGCTGGAGCTTTGTATATTTGTTCACCATCTTGTTTGCAGATACAA GTGGACAGCTCTAGAGAAAGATGACAGTGTCCAACCAACACTAGTCCGGATGCCCAAGAACAAGTTACCTATCAAAGTTGAGGCACTGTGA
- the LOC141700488 gene encoding transcription factor VIP1-like, giving the protein MNPTLAGKPTGKTPQTTPENPHPRMAHHRRAHSETFFRLPDDILLDDMDLFNLDIPSLAIDSDGPDCESKRSITDGPTCSSSTHFRSLSVDDDFFDCETLNQQSGLVEYDKKCVGVDELNQLSLVDPKRAKRILANRQSAARSKERKVRYTSELERKVQTLQSEATTLSAQVTMMQRDTSGMTIENKELMLRLQALEQQAHLRDALNETLREEVNRLKIETGQVPLPPVNGNNYNRAFPPHFSSHPQLYNNFSNHQDQAQQQQQTPMPQSTSNYDEARHRQLQPNFPNYNQRV; this is encoded by the exons ATGAATCCAACCCTGGCCGGAAAACCCACCGGCAAAACCCCCCAAACCACGCCGGAAAATCCACATCCCCGTATGGCCCACCACAGACGGGCCCACTCAGAGACCTTCTTTCGCCTACCAGATGATATACTCTTAGATGACATGGACTTGTTTAACCTAGACATTCCATCTCTAGCCATTGATTCTGACGGCCCAGATTGCGAGTCTAAGAGGTCAATAACAGATGGGCCCACTTGTTCTTCTTCAACCCATTTTAGAAGCCTTTCTGTTGATGATGATTTTTTTGATTGTGAGACTTTGAATCAGCAGAGTGGGTTGGTTGAGTATGACAAGAAATGTGTTGGGGTTGATGAGTTGAATCAGCTTTCTTTGGTTGACCCTAAAAGAGCTAAAAG GATTCTTGCAAATAGACAGTCTGCAGCCCGCTCGAAGGAGCGAAAAGTGAGGTATACTAGTGAGCTAGAGAGAAAAGTGCAGACACTTCAGTCAGAAGCAACCACCCTTTCTGCACAAGTCACGATGATGCAG AGAGACACTAGTGGTATGACCATTGAGAACAAAGAGCTCATGCTGCGGTTACAAGCTTTGGAACAACAGGCACATCTTCGAGACG CTCTTAATGAAACATTAAGGGAAGAAGTAAATCGGCTTAAAATAGAAACAGGACAGGTACCACTACCACCTGTTAATGGGAACAACTACAACCGAGCTTTTCCACCTCACTTTTCCTCCCATCCACAGTTGTACAATAACTTCAGCAACCATCAGGATCAGGCTCAACAGCAGCAGCAGACTCCCATGCCTCAGTCAACTAGCAACTATGACGAGGCCCGACACAGGCAGCTACAACCTAACTTCCCAAACTATAATCAAAGAGTTTAA